One genomic segment of Profundibacter amoris includes these proteins:
- the gloB gene encoding hydroxyacylglutathione hydrolase encodes MSLQIATIPCREDNYAFLLHDKDSGETALVDAPEAAPVIEVLESRGWTLTHILITHHHYDHIDGVEELRAKYGAKVVGAKADAARLPALDIAVSEGDIIKIGENEGKVLNVSGHCDNHLAFHFPRSFAVFTADSLMALGCGRLFEGTPEQMWRSLSKIAALPEMTIVYSGHEYTAANATFAYTIEPGNAALKDRILQIIEARAQKMPTVPSLLTDELATNPFLRPQSPEIRQRLGMESATDTEVFAEIRRRKDNFKGTEMPDITEEPCNCAYE; translated from the coding sequence ATGTCTCTGCAAATCGCCACCATCCCCTGCCGCGAGGACAACTATGCCTTTTTGCTGCACGACAAGGACAGCGGAGAAACCGCGCTGGTCGATGCCCCCGAAGCCGCGCCCGTCATCGAGGTGCTGGAAAGCCGTGGCTGGACCCTGACGCATATCCTGATCACCCATCACCACTATGACCACATCGACGGGGTGGAAGAGCTGCGTGCGAAATACGGCGCCAAGGTGGTAGGCGCCAAAGCCGATGCCGCCCGCCTGCCCGCGCTTGATATTGCGGTAAGCGAAGGCGACATCATCAAAATCGGTGAAAACGAGGGCAAAGTTCTGAACGTCTCCGGCCATTGCGACAACCACCTTGCCTTTCACTTCCCGCGCAGTTTTGCCGTGTTCACCGCCGACAGCCTGATGGCGCTGGGATGTGGCCGCCTGTTCGAAGGCACGCCGGAACAGATGTGGCGCAGCCTGTCGAAAATCGCCGCCCTGCCGGAAATGACCATCGTCTATTCCGGTCACGAATACACCGCCGCCAACGCGACATTCGCCTATACGATCGAGCCGGGCAATGCGGCGCTAAAGGATCGCATCCTGCAAATCATCGAGGCCCGCGCGCAAAAGATGCCAACCGTGCCGTCGCTTTTGACCGACGAACTGGCCACAAACCCCTTTTTGCGCCCCCAAAGCCCCGAAATCCGGCAACGTCTGGGAATGGAATCAGCGACCGATACCGAGGTTTTTGCCGAAATCCGCCGCCGAAAAGACAATTTTAAAGGCACAGAAATGCCCGATATCACAGAAGAACCATGCAATTGTGCCTATGAGTGA
- a CDS encoding DUF938 domain-containing protein — translation MTQPPLKLPDTAPTSHALPDGRLSAPSAERNAAPIFERLADYVPDRGMVLELASGTGQHIAALAGMYPDVVWQPSDASGERMDSITAWRAHRGADNLRDPVLLDASKPWPDFPDLRLVYLVNLFHLIPQDDAEAVIRGAAGALAAGGHFFIYGPFRTDGTFRSEGDAKFHASLNAQNPLIGYKDLEWIEAELCSAGLSLVAVH, via the coding sequence ATGACACAGCCCCCGCTGAAATTACCCGATACAGCCCCGACCAGCCATGCTTTGCCCGACGGGCGACTGTCTGCCCCTTCGGCCGAACGCAACGCCGCGCCGATATTCGAACGGCTGGCGGATTATGTGCCCGATCGCGGCATGGTGCTGGAACTGGCCAGTGGCACGGGGCAGCACATCGCGGCGCTGGCAGGGATGTATCCGGATGTGGTGTGGCAACCCAGTGATGCCTCGGGCGAACGGATGGACAGTATCACCGCATGGCGGGCGCATAGGGGGGCGGATAACCTGCGTGACCCTGTGTTGCTGGACGCCAGCAAACCGTGGCCGGATTTCCCTGATTTACGGCTGGTTTATCTGGTCAACCTGTTCCACCTGATCCCGCAGGATGACGCGGAGGCGGTGATCCGTGGCGCGGCGGGGGCGCTGGCGGCGGGCGGGCATTTCTTTATCTACGGGCCGTTTCGCACCGATGGCACCTTTCGCAGCGAAGGGGACGCCAAATTCCATGCCAGCCTGAATGCGCAGAACCCGTTGATTGGCTATAAGGATCTGGAGTGGATCGAGGCCGAACTCTGTTCCGCCGGCCTGTCCCTAGTGGCGGTTCACTAG
- a CDS encoding gamma-glutamylcyclotransferase has translation MWVFGYGSLMWNPGFEYIDRQIATLNGFHRSFCMRSIHHRGTDAHPGLVLALDAAEGACCDGLALKVAADKAESVLDYLRERELISSAYVEAVLPVTLRDGRLVQAVTYVVDADHVQYCGGLALTEQAGIIATAIGGRGPNDEYLHNTADHLHELGISDDDLDWLSLRVKALTEQR, from the coding sequence ATGTGGGTGTTCGGATACGGATCTTTGATGTGGAATCCGGGGTTTGAATATATCGACCGGCAGATCGCGACGTTAAACGGGTTTCACCGCTCGTTCTGTATGCGCTCGATCCACCATCGCGGCACCGATGCGCATCCGGGTCTGGTGCTGGCGCTGGATGCTGCCGAGGGGGCCTGTTGCGACGGGTTGGCGCTGAAGGTGGCGGCGGACAAGGCCGAAAGCGTGCTGGACTATCTGCGCGAACGCGAGCTGATATCCTCGGCCTATGTCGAGGCCGTGTTGCCCGTCACCCTGCGCGACGGACGGCTTGTGCAGGCCGTGACCTATGTGGTGGACGCGGATCATGTGCAGTATTGCGGCGGCTTGGCGCTGACAGAACAGGCGGGGATCATTGCCACGGCTATTGGCGGGCGCGGGCCGAATGACGAATACCTGCACAACACCGCCGATCACCTGCACGAACTGGGTATTTCCGACGATGATCTGGACTGGTTGTCCCTGCGTGTAAAAGCCCTGACAGAACAGCGTTAA
- a CDS encoding biopolymer transporter ExbB, whose amino-acid sequence MDQPDQQAKVHFTQPVSQFLTMLAVVGAVSAGAYMTFSRVEAFYAANPVLNGLILFVFAIGVLACFWQVLQLVSSVKWIEGFALNQDDSEMPNAPRLLAPLAALLRTRGARMQIGASSSRSILDSVATRIDEARDITRYIVNLLIFLGLLGTFYGLATTVPALVDTIRSLATDNTGDAASGFTRLMNGLEKQLGGMGTAFSSSLLGLAGSLLVGLLELFASHGQNRFYRDLEEWLSTITRVGFSDGEGGEQSVVAGVLDHMSEQMETMRELFMQSDAGRAMVDEKLGALAGSVERLTDRMAKDANVSDALLKVSEGQDALVQLLATQAEEGASGVDAESRMRLRSIDVQLLRVLEEMSAGRQEVTAELRGEMAALTQALRDITPKGRRQG is encoded by the coding sequence ATGGACCAGCCAGATCAACAGGCCAAAGTACATTTCACCCAGCCGGTAAGCCAGTTTCTGACGATGCTTGCGGTTGTCGGTGCGGTGAGTGCCGGCGCCTATATGACATTTTCGCGGGTCGAAGCATTCTATGCGGCCAACCCCGTTTTGAACGGGCTTATCCTGTTTGTCTTTGCCATCGGGGTGTTGGCCTGTTTCTGGCAGGTGTTGCAACTTGTGTCCTCGGTGAAGTGGATCGAAGGGTTCGCGCTGAACCAGGACGACAGCGAAATGCCCAATGCACCGCGCCTGTTGGCACCGCTCGCGGCCTTGCTGCGGACACGGGGCGCGCGGATGCAGATCGGGGCGTCTTCGTCGCGTTCTATCCTTGATTCCGTTGCCACACGCATTGACGAAGCCCGCGACATTACCCGCTATATCGTTAACCTGCTGATCTTTCTGGGGCTGCTGGGCACGTTTTACGGGCTGGCGACAACGGTTCCGGCGCTGGTCGATACCATCCGCTCATTGGCCACCGACAACACCGGTGATGCCGCCAGCGGATTTACCCGTTTGATGAACGGGCTGGAAAAACAACTGGGCGGCATGGGCACGGCGTTCTCGTCATCCTTGCTGGGTTTGGCGGGGTCATTGCTGGTGGGGTTGCTGGAACTGTTTGCCAGCCACGGCCAGAACCGGTTTTACCGCGATCTGGAAGAATGGCTGTCCACCATCACCCGCGTCGGGTTTTCCGATGGCGAAGGCGGCGAGCAAAGCGTCGTTGCCGGTGTGCTGGACCATATGTCTGAACAAATGGAAACCATGCGCGAATTGTTCATGCAAAGCGATGCCGGCCGCGCCATGGTGGATGAAAAACTGGGTGCATTGGCGGGGTCGGTTGAACGATTGACCGATCGTATGGCCAAGGATGCCAATGTTTCGGACGCATTGTTGAAGGTGTCCGAAGGGCAGGATGCGCTGGTGCAATTGCTGGCCACACAGGCCGAAGAAGGTGCAAGCGGTGTCGATGCCGAAAGCCGGATGCGCTTGCGCTCGATTGATGTGCAGTTGCTGCGCGTGCTCGAGGAAATGTCAGCCGGCCGTCAAGAGGTCACCGCCGAATTGCGCGGTGAAATGGCCGCGCTTACGCAGGCCCTGCGCGACATCACCCCCAAAGGCCGGAGGCAGGGCTAA
- a CDS encoding DUF2125 domain-containing protein, with translation MRKLISLIVVMAGLWGGYWFVGSSQLEKGFKDYLAKELGPDDPIRLSYSDLTVQGFPNRFDTRITDVDLTNTINGIRWQAPFFQIYALSYKPYHIIAALAPQQVVTLPKQEFTIKSEMIRGSVVFLPKPLFSGDVIIDRSSFEMVNVTAASDKGWETTISKGNLALRQTPTKPLFYDLAISAQGIDLPDQLRALIDPAHQQSALFDSFKLDSTLGLSNPLDLTADRGEHPKVTEIEVKDLTIHWDDIRFLAKGTLQIGTDGYPVGKLDLTAVNWQKMYELADQSGAVDPDFAPTIQNGLKVLAGMSEGEDVIEIALNFADGQMSLGPFPIGPAPRLY, from the coding sequence ATGCGCAAACTGATCAGCCTGATTGTGGTGATGGCGGGGCTTTGGGGCGGTTACTGGTTTGTTGGCTCCAGCCAGCTGGAAAAGGGGTTCAAGGATTATCTGGCAAAGGAACTGGGGCCGGATGACCCCATCCGCCTGTCCTATTCCGACCTGACCGTGCAGGGGTTTCCCAACCGCTTTGACACCCGCATCACCGATGTTGATCTGACAAATACCATCAACGGCATCCGCTGGCAGGCGCCGTTTTTCCAGATTTACGCGCTCAGCTACAAACCCTACCACATCATCGCCGCCTTGGCGCCACAACAGGTTGTGACCCTGCCCAAACAGGAATTCACCATCAAAAGCGAGATGATAAGGGGCAGTGTCGTGTTCCTGCCAAAGCCCCTGTTCAGCGGCGATGTGATTATTGACCGCAGCAGTTTCGAGATGGTGAATGTGACCGCAGCCTCTGACAAAGGCTGGGAAACGACGATCAGCAAGGGGAATCTGGCCCTGCGCCAAACCCCGACCAAACCGCTGTTCTATGATCTGGCCATTTCGGCGCAGGGTATTGATTTGCCGGATCAATTGCGCGCCCTGATCGACCCCGCGCACCAGCAATCGGCGCTGTTTGACAGTTTCAAACTGGACAGCACGCTGGGCCTGTCCAACCCGCTGGATCTGACCGCCGATCGTGGCGAACACCCCAAGGTGACCGAAATCGAGGTAAAGGATCTGACCATCCACTGGGACGATATCCGCTTTCTGGCCAAGGGCACGTTGCAGATCGGCACAGATGGCTATCCGGTGGGCAAGCTGGATCTGACCGCAGTCAACTGGCAGAAAATGTATGAACTGGCGGACCAGAGCGGCGCGGTCGATCCTGATTTTGCCCCGACCATCCAGAACGGTTTAAAGGTGCTGGCGGGCATGTCCGAGGGCGAGGATGTGATCGAGATTGCATTGAACTTTGCAGATGGGCAGATGTCTCTGGGGCCATTCCCGATCGGACCTGCACCGCGTTTGTATTAG
- a CDS encoding peptidoglycan -binding protein: MALSRRSGQRFQASIWPGFVDAMTALLLVLMFVLTIFMVIQFFLRETISGQATELDDLNAQIVSLADSLGLERQRATALEQDVARLDSTLEQARKDSDTQLALIATLTSQRDAQAAELEQQRASITSFEAQVATLLAERDAARNEGAALTAELDAAKEEQTRLISDREALKLALATARDEIDSQAEVARLAAARKEALEALIADLRTKNEGQDATLARTQAQLEAQAARQSELEAQLSEAEKAKLADAAAAESLRERLKNADTELTAMTLALEEERKRAEETLTLLAAAEAAKGDLNAKLAAAVLAASEVEGTQEEIQAKLSKALAEKLAAEEQAKEQMSVAEERAILLLSAQNALADQKEQSAEAQRKLALLNAQVAELRKQLTSLQSLLDQSSAKDVQANIQIQTLGTQLNTALARVASEEKRRRELEEAERKRLEEERARLAAEAQDLEHYKSEFFGRLRDLLATQEGVRVVGDRFVFSSEVLFEPASAVLSDEGKAQIAKIAGILRQVADKIPPEINWIVRVDGHTDNVPLSGTGRYHDNWELSQGRALSVVRYMVDQLGFPPNRLAANGFGEYQPINPANTPEARAQNRRIELKLTER, from the coding sequence ATGGCGCTCAGCCGTCGATCAGGGCAACGGTTTCAGGCCTCGATCTGGCCGGGGTTCGTGGATGCGATGACGGCGCTGTTGCTGGTGCTGATGTTCGTGCTGACCATTTTTATGGTGATCCAGTTTTTCCTGCGCGAAACCATCAGCGGGCAAGCCACCGAGCTGGATGATCTGAACGCACAAATCGTCAGTCTGGCCGATTCACTGGGGTTGGAACGCCAGCGGGCAACGGCACTTGAACAGGATGTGGCGCGGCTGGACAGCACGCTGGAACAGGCCCGAAAGGACTCCGATACCCAACTGGCGCTGATCGCCACCCTGACCTCGCAACGGGATGCGCAGGCGGCGGAACTGGAACAGCAGCGCGCCTCGATCACCAGTTTCGAAGCGCAGGTCGCAACCCTGTTGGCCGAACGCGATGCCGCCCGCAACGAGGGCGCGGCGCTGACCGCCGAACTGGATGCCGCCAAGGAAGAGCAAACCAGACTGATTTCGGATCGGGAGGCCTTGAAGCTGGCCCTGGCCACTGCGCGTGATGAAATAGATTCCCAAGCCGAAGTGGCGCGTTTGGCGGCGGCCCGCAAAGAGGCGCTGGAAGCCCTGATTGCCGATCTGCGCACGAAAAACGAAGGGCAGGACGCCACCCTTGCCCGGACACAGGCGCAACTGGAAGCGCAGGCTGCCCGCCAGAGCGAGCTGGAAGCACAACTGAGCGAAGCCGAGAAAGCAAAGCTGGCCGATGCTGCCGCCGCCGAATCCCTGCGCGAGCGGTTGAAGAATGCCGATACCGAATTGACAGCAATGACACTGGCGCTGGAAGAAGAGCGCAAGCGCGCCGAGGAAACCCTGACCCTGCTGGCAGCCGCCGAAGCGGCCAAGGGGGATCTGAACGCCAAACTGGCCGCTGCGGTTCTGGCCGCAAGCGAAGTTGAAGGCACACAAGAGGAAATTCAGGCGAAACTGTCCAAGGCGCTGGCCGAGAAGCTGGCAGCGGAAGAACAGGCCAAAGAACAGATGTCGGTGGCCGAGGAGCGGGCAATTTTGCTGCTGTCGGCGCAAAACGCATTGGCGGACCAGAAAGAACAATCCGCCGAAGCGCAGCGCAAACTGGCCTTGCTGAATGCGCAGGTTGCCGAATTGCGCAAGCAATTGACGTCGCTGCAATCCCTGCTGGACCAATCAAGCGCCAAGGATGTGCAGGCAAACATCCAGATCCAGACGCTGGGGACACAGTTGAACACCGCTTTGGCCCGTGTCGCATCAGAAGAAAAGCGCCGCCGCGAGTTGGAAGAGGCCGAGCGTAAACGGCTGGAAGAAGAACGCGCCCGACTGGCAGCCGAAGCACAGGATCTGGAGCATTACAAATCGGAATTCTTTGGCCGGTTGCGGGATCTGCTGGCCACGCAAGAGGGCGTGCGGGTGGTCGGGGACCGCTTTGTGTTCTCGTCCGAGGTTCTGTTTGAACCGGCCTCGGCCGTTTTGTCGGATGAGGGCAAGGCGCAGATTGCGAAAATCGCAGGTATTCTGCGTCAGGTTGCTGATAAGATACCACCGGAAATAAACTGGATCGTTCGCGTGGACGGGCACACCGATAATGTGCCGCTGTCAGGGACGGGACGCTATCATGATAACTGGGAGCTTAGCCAGGGCCGCGCCCTGTCCGTGGTGCGCTATATGGTGGACCAGTTGGGTTTCCCGCCGAACCGTCTGGCCGCGAACGGGTTCGGGGAATATCAACCGATCAATCCGGCCAATACACCCGAAGCCCGCGCGCAAAACCGGCGGATCGAGTTGAAACTGACCGAGCGCTAA
- the clpA gene encoding ATP-dependent Clp protease ATP-binding subunit ClpA → MPSFSNTLEQAIHSALALANARRHELATLEHLLLSLIDEPDAAKVMQACNVDLEALRKSLIEFIDDDLATLETTIEGSEAVPTAAFQRVIQRAAIHVQSSGRTEVTGANVLVAIFAERESNAAFFLQEQDMTRYDAVNFIAHGVAKNEDFSESRPLTGADEFGEEAFEIDGEGEKETALSKYCVDLNDKSAKGDIDPLIGRNHEVERCIQVLCRRRKNNPLLVGDPGVGKTAIAEGLARKIVHGETPEVLAHTTIYSLDMGALLAGTRYRGDFEERLKAVMNELEEHENAVLFIDEIHTIIGAGATSGGAMDASNLLKPALQGGKLRCMGSTTYKEFRQHFEKDRALSRRFQKIDVNEPSVEDTIKILKGVKSYFEEHHGIRYTMDAIKTAVELSARYMTDRKLPDKAIDVIDEAGAAQHLVIESKRRKTIGVKEIEAVVSKLARIPAKNVSKDDTEVLRDLETSLKRVVFGQDPAIEALASAIKLARAGLREPEKPIGNYLFAGPTGVGKTEVAKQLADVLGVEMLRFDMSEYMEKHAVSRLIGAPPGYVGFDQGGMLTDGVDQHPHCVLLLDEMEKAHPDVYNILLQVMDHGKLTDHNGRTVDFRNVILIMTTNAGASEMAKEAIGFGRDRREGEDTAAIERTFTPEFRNRLDAVVSFAPLGKDVIAQVVEKFVLQLEAQLMDRNVSIELTKAAADWLGDKGYDNKMGARPLARVIQEYVKKPLAEELLFGKLAKGGLVKVGVKGGKLNIEILPIQKPRLSGNKPPLLTAE, encoded by the coding sequence GTGCCGTCATTTTCAAATACCCTCGAACAGGCAATCCATTCCGCACTGGCCCTGGCCAATGCCCGCCGCCATGAACTGGCGACGCTGGAACACCTGTTGCTGTCCCTGATTGATGAACCGGACGCGGCCAAGGTGATGCAGGCCTGCAATGTCGATCTCGAGGCATTGCGCAAATCCCTGATCGAATTCATTGACGATGATCTGGCCACGCTGGAAACCACCATCGAAGGGTCCGAAGCGGTGCCAACGGCGGCCTTCCAGCGGGTGATCCAGCGCGCGGCGATCCATGTGCAATCCTCGGGCCGGACCGAAGTGACGGGGGCCAACGTGCTGGTCGCCATCTTTGCCGAGCGCGAATCCAACGCGGCGTTTTTCCTGCAGGAACAAGACATGACCCGCTATGACGCGGTGAATTTCATCGCCCACGGCGTAGCCAAGAACGAGGATTTCAGCGAATCCCGCCCGCTGACCGGTGCGGATGAATTTGGCGAAGAAGCCTTTGAAATCGATGGTGAAGGCGAAAAAGAAACCGCGCTGTCGAAATACTGCGTCGATCTGAACGATAAATCTGCCAAGGGCGATATTGATCCGCTGATCGGCCGCAATCACGAGGTCGAGCGCTGCATTCAGGTGCTGTGCCGCCGTCGCAAGAACAACCCGCTTCTGGTGGGCGATCCGGGCGTTGGCAAAACCGCAATTGCCGAAGGTCTGGCGCGCAAAATCGTGCATGGCGAAACACCCGAGGTTCTGGCCCACACCACGATTTATTCGCTTGATATGGGCGCACTGCTGGCCGGCACCCGTTACCGTGGCGATTTCGAAGAACGGCTAAAGGCGGTAATGAACGAACTTGAAGAACACGAAAATGCGGTGCTGTTCATCGACGAAATCCACACCATCATTGGCGCGGGTGCCACATCGGGCGGGGCGATGGATGCCTCCAACCTGCTGAAACCGGCCCTGCAGGGCGGAAAACTGCGCTGCATGGGATCGACCACCTACAAGGAATTCCGCCAGCATTTCGAAAAGGACCGCGCCCTGTCGCGCCGGTTCCAGAAGATTGACGTGAACGAACCATCTGTCGAGGATACGATCAAAATCCTGAAAGGCGTGAAAAGCTATTTCGAGGAACACCACGGCATCCGTTACACAATGGATGCGATCAAAACCGCGGTAGAGCTGTCGGCCCGCTATATGACCGACCGCAAGCTGCCAGACAAAGCCATCGACGTAATCGACGAGGCCGGTGCGGCGCAACATCTGGTGATCGAAAGCAAACGACGCAAGACGATCGGCGTAAAGGAAATCGAGGCGGTTGTTTCGAAACTGGCGCGGATTCCGGCGAAAAATGTGTCCAAGGACGATACCGAAGTGCTGCGCGATCTGGAAACATCCCTGAAACGTGTGGTGTTCGGACAGGATCCGGCGATCGAGGCGCTGGCCTCGGCCATCAAACTGGCCCGTGCCGGCCTGCGTGAACCGGAAAAACCCATCGGCAACTATCTGTTTGCCGGCCCGACGGGCGTGGGCAAAACCGAGGTTGCAAAACAACTTGCCGATGTGCTGGGCGTTGAAATGCTGCGTTTTGATATGTCGGAATATATGGAAAAACACGCGGTTTCACGCCTGATCGGCGCCCCTCCGGGCTATGTTGGGTTCGATCAGGGCGGGATGCTAACCGATGGTGTGGACCAACACCCCCATTGCGTGCTGCTGCTGGATGAAATGGAAAAGGCGCATCCGGATGTCTACAATATTCTGTTGCAGGTGATGGACCACGGCAAACTGACCGACCATAACGGGCGCACCGTGGATTTTCGCAATGTGATCCTGATCATGACAACCAACGCCGGTGCCTCCGAAATGGCGAAAGAGGCGATCGGCTTTGGCCGTGATCGTCGCGAGGGTGAAGATACCGCCGCGATCGAGCGCACCTTTACGCCGGAATTCCGCAACCGTCTGGACGCGGTTGTCAGCTTTGCCCCGCTGGGCAAGGATGTGATTGCGCAAGTGGTTGAGAAATTCGTGCTGCAACTGGAAGCGCAACTGATGGACCGCAATGTGTCGATCGAACTGACCAAAGCCGCCGCCGACTGGCTGGGCGACAAGGGCTATGACAACAAAATGGGCGCCCGCCCGCTGGCCCGTGTCATTCAGGAATACGTCAAAAAACCACTGGCCGAAGAACTGCTGTTCGGCAAGCTGGCCAAAGGCGGTCTGGTCAAGGTTGGCGTCAAGGGCGGCAAGCTGAATATCGAAATCCTGCCGATCCAGAAACCCCGCCTATCGGGCAACAAACCGCCATTGCTGACCGCCGAATAG